A window from Aphis gossypii isolate Hap1 unplaced genomic scaffold, ASM2018417v2 Contig00578, whole genome shotgun sequence encodes these proteins:
- the LOC126554681 gene encoding zinc finger MYM-type protein 1-like, which produces SNIIIQQQPTITKREIQDFFKPAEQIYDYDDTGSNGNNENVENNQPCSSILNEIDDKYEQSTSTGATESNKNTENLENNHPYSSNLNEIDDNYEQSTSTGASESNKNTKNVENNQPCSSILNEIDDNYEQSTSTGATESIKNTENVENNQPCSSFFYSENITFPETLCISTPIQSNLIYENDPAKFHTFINIIPEFTDMIVRKGPCQPTNNVFKYPTNEEHRSFQESWFTKKLNDGTLVNRDWLSYSISIDKMFCFHCQIFGRTKRDNWVINGVSKWKNTLHKMLVHETSSNHIDASLKFKLRNQVLPILPSLTEKRKFEVLCNRGIVKELIDITLFLSRHSLAFRGHREKWSDSLRGNFKDLWSFISWRRQNELVECISDEIVGIISKSIKDSPFFSVSLDTTFDVSRKEQLSFIVRYIDQNSGSIYERLIAVLETPITTGCELMNVFRQTCDSLNLDWKHHLVGQSYDGAANMRGNYNGLQSLIKEINPHAIYVWCWAHRLNLVITDVVSSGINAMDMFGNLEKLYDLINSSKIRVKYYEQFQKERYKKKQIRRIKRVTTTRWMSFSYALDVVLSTYLAVLDTLEIMRSTDGLSDRKSGFEAGAILDYLKSYRFVWTALTFKKIFDILSPTSSILQSKDLDLMLAVSMIEQNKIKISKLRSDESFENLSQEVDAFVLEQADENEESIQLPTPRLRKKKKMSGELSDDELILDPIQNIKVNTYFSALDIVQRQLSERFSDQSIGVLKDLSLLTSKVIYKINQDPSSLPKDSFKFFLEIYGKFVDKKYLCLEYLQFASFFNTLITSEALPNTLHSKSKEIFGSESEPESDDESDEEDSNSENIVSNIKNNSGSLQPIFQIFLNKGLKSVFPNVYIMLKIGLTLPVTSASPERAFSKLKIVKNRLRSTMGQERLQGLMRITCEKDLTINYENIINTFASKSPHLLKALVL; this is translated from the exons gttcaaatattataatccaacAACAACCAACCATAACCAAGCGAGaaattcaagatttttttaaaccagcTGAACAAATTTACGATTAtgatg atactGGTAGTAAtggtaataatgaaaatgtagaaaataatCAACCTTGTTCTTCTATTCTAAATGAAATAGATGATAAATATGAACAATCTACATCAACTG gtGCTAcagaaagtaataaaaataccgaaaatttagaaaacaatCACCCTTATTCTTCTAATCTTAATGAAATAGATGATAACTATGAACAATCTACATCAACtg gTGCTTcagaaagtaataaaaatactaaaaatgtagaaaacaATCAACCTTGTTCTTCTATTCTAAATGAAATAGATGATAACTATGAACAATCTACATCAACtg gtgCTAcagaaagtattaaaaatactgaaaatgtagaaaataatCAACCTTGTTCCTCTTTCTTCTATTcagaaaatattacttttccaGAAACATTATGTATTTCAACTCCAATACAATCAAATTTGATATATGAAAATGATCCGGCtaaatttcatacatttatcaATATCATACCAGAATTTACTGATATGATTGTACGAAAAGGGCCTTGTCAACctacaaataatgtttttaagtatCCAACAAATGAGGAACACAGAAGTTTTCAAGAGTCGtggtttacaaaaaaattaaatgatgggACCTTGGTTAATAGAGATTGGTTATCATATTCTATTTCCatagataaaatgttttgttttcattgtCAGATATTTGGTAGAACAAAAAGAGACAACTGGGTCATTAATGGTGTAAGTAAATGgaaaaatacattacataaaatgttgGTTCATGAAACATCATCAAACCATATAGATgcatctttaaaatttaaattaaggaaTCAGGTATTACCTATTCTTCCATCACTGacagaaaaaagaaaatttgaagTCCTCTGTAACCGTGGAATAGTTAAAGAACTTATAGACATCACATTGTTTTTAAGCCGCCATTCTCTAGCTTTTCGTGGTCATCGTGAAAAATGGTCAGATTCATTGCGTGGAAACTTCAAAGATTTA TGGTCTTTCATATCATGGCGGAGACAAAATGAACTCGTAGAATGTATATCAGATGAAATTGTTGGAATCATATCTAAAAGTATAAAGGATTCTCCTTTTTTTAGTGTCTCACTTGATACAACGTTTGATGTATCTCGAAAAGAACAATTGTCGTTTATTGTCCGTTACATCGATCAAAACTCAGGTAGTATCTATGAACGTCTAATAGCTGTCCTGGAAACACCTATAACAACAGGTTGTGAATTAATGAATGTCTTTAGACAAACTTGTGATTCGTTGAACTTAGATTGGAAACATCATCTTGTTGGTCAATCGTATGATGGTGCTGCAAATATGAGGGGTAATTATAATGGTCTTCAAAGTTTAATCAAAGAAATTAATCCTCATGCTATTTATGTATGGTGTTGGGCACACCGATTAAACTTGGTGATTACAGATGTTGTAAGTTCAGGAATTAATGCAATGGATATGTTtggaaatttagaaaaattatatgatctaATTAATTCAAGTAAAATTAGAGTTAAGTATTATGAACAGTTTCAAAAAGAAAgatataaaaagaaacaaattcGTCGAATAAAACGTGTGACAACTACACGTTGGATGTCTTTTTCATATGCACTGGATGTGGTTTTGAGCACCTATTTGGCTGTATTAGACACATTAGAAATAATGCGAAGTACAGATGGACTAAGTGATAGAAAAAGTGGATTTGAAGCTGGAGCTATACTTGATTATTTAAAGTCTTATCGCTTTGTATGGACAGctttgacatttaaaaaaatttttgatatactGTCACCAACCAGCTCAATATTGCAGAGCAAAGATCTAGATCTTATGTTAGCTGTTTCTAtgattgaacaaaataaaataaaaatatcaaaacttcGATCTGATGagagttttgaaaatttatctcAAGAAGTAGATGCTTTTGTCTTAGAACAAGCTGATGAAAATGAAGAATCCATTCAACTTCCTACTCCTCGTTTAcgtaagaagaaaaaaatgtctgGTGAACTTTCAGATGATGAACTTATTTTAGATCCTATTCAAAACATCAAAGTGAACACATATTTCTCTGCACTAGACATAGTACAAAGACAACTATCTGAACGTTTCAGTGATCAATCAATTGGTGTTCTTAAGGATCTATCACTTCTTACaagtaaagtaatttataaaataaatcaagatCCTAGTTCTTTACCAAAAGATAGTTTTAAGttctttttagaaatatatggaAAGTTTGTTGATAagaaatatttgtgtttagaGTACTTACAATTtgcttcattttttaatactcttATAACATCAGAAGCTTTACCAAATACCCTACATAGCAAAAGTAAAGAAATATTTGGGAGTGAATCTGAACCTGAAAGTGATGATGAAAGTGACGAAGAAGATAGTAAttcagaaaatattgtatcaaacattaaaaacaattcgGGAAGTTTACAaccaatttttcaaatatttttaaataaaggttTAAAATCTGTATtcccaaatgtttatataatgttaaagatAGGATTGACGTTACCGGTAACTAGTGCTAGTCCTGAAAGAGCATTTTCCAAGCTGAAAATAGTGAAGAATCGACTTCGTTCTACTATGGGACAAGAGAGATTACAAGGATTAATGAGAATAACTTGTGAAAaagatttaactataaattatgaaaatatcattaacaCCTTTGCATCTAAAAGCCCTCATCTACTAAAAGCAttagtgttataa
- the LOC126554684 gene encoding uncharacterized protein LOC126554684, which translates to MPPIRRSNLGRITRNATNQANYRSNQSPQERDDRNERERIWISQTREARTRNSTNNRASLNRAAFSYDVSIDYTNGLCCANGKVKLIPLDPPPEPLYSLVSGIGTDSIHFLTNIQQYNNFFQMTSFGATNVVRENFMPTFKIQGQIYHRAGSLLPVSDSDNKFLQIYFMGNSPQEIDLRCAHNNLVKRSIVEQLQTLFHQHNQLIILFKTALDLMPSDNHKIVIRADKTPAGQHTRRFNAPTIDEVAIVVVGENLESRDIVLRRRNDQLQRIKETHRSYDALQYPIIFWQGEDGYDFSIKMINPIAGSETNKKVSSMNYYSYRLMIRENEDNHILKCRRLYHKYVVDMYVKIETERLTFIRLNQTKLRSEEYIHLRDAINTDGNAQNVGRMTILPATYIGSPRHMHEYAQDAMSYVRHYGTADLFITFTCNPQWIEINQELFSGQSPIDRHDITARVFRQKLKSLMDFIVKHNVFGETRCWMYSVEWQKRGLPHAHILIWLVENIRPNEVDAVISAEIPNVQVDPGLHEVVIKK; encoded by the exons ATGCCTCCTATACGACGGAGCAATCTAGGTAGAATAACCCGAAATGCTACCAACCAAGCTAATTACCGATCTAACCAAAGTCCTCAAGAACGTGACGACCGAAATGAACGTGAAAGAATTTGGATATCACAAACGCGTGAAGCGCGAACTCGAAATTCAACTAATAATCGCGCAAGTTTGAATCGAGCTGCTTTCAGTTACGATGTGTCAATTGACTACA CCAATGGATTGTGTTGCGCAAATGGTAAAGTGAAATTGATACCATTGGATCCACCACCAGAACCATTGTACTCATTGGTTTCAGGAATAGGAACAGATTCTATACACTTTTTGACAAATAtccaacaatataacaatttctTTCAAATGACTTCATTTGGGGCAACAAATGTAGTTCGGGAAAATTTTATGCCAACTTtcaag atacAAGGGCAAATATATCACAGAGCAGGTTCACTGTTACCAGTGTCAGATAGCGACAACAAATTcctgcaaatttattttatgggcaATTCACCACAAGAAATTGATCTGCGTTGTGCacataacaatttagtaaAGAGGTCTATTGTAGAACAATTACAAACTTTATTTCATCAACACaatcaattgattatattgtttaaaactgcCCTGGATCTGATGCCATCCGATAAtcacaaaattgtaatcagAGCTGATAAAACACCTGCAGGTCAACATACAAGACGTTTTAATGCACCAACTATTGATGAAGTTGCTATCGTTGTAGTTGGAGAAAACTTGGAATCCCgtgatattgttttacgtCGTCGGAATGATCAATTACAACGTATAAAGGAAACACACCGCTCATATGATGCACTGCAATATCCCATTATATTTTGGCAAGGTGAAGATGGCTACGatttctcaataaaaatgataaatcccattgcag GTTCTGAAACCAACAAAAAAGTCAGTTCAATGAACTATTATTCATACCGCCTAATGATTCGGGAAAATGAAGATAATCACATATTGAAATGTCGGCGATTATATCACAAATATGTTGTTGacatgtatgttaaaattgaaacggAGAGATTAACATTCATCAGGTTGAATCAAACCAAACTCCGATCTGAAGAGTATATTCACCTTCGAGATGCGATTAATACTGATGGAAATGCACAGAATGTCGGTCGGATGACTATTCTTCCAGCAACATACATCGGAAGCCCTCGGCATATGCACGAATATGCTCAAGATGCCATGTCGTATGTTCGTCATTATGGTACAGCAGATTTGTTCATCACATTTACATGCAATCCGCAATGGATAGAAATCAATCAGGAGTTATTCTCTGGGCAATCACCCATTGATCGTCATGATATTACAGCCAGAGTCTTTAGACAAAAGTTGAAATCTTTAATGGATTTCATCGTAAAACATAATGTGTTTGGTGAGACACGCTGCTGGATGTATTCTGTGGAGTGGCAGAAACGAGGATTGCCACATGCACACATTTTGATTTGGttggttgaaaatataagGCCAAATGAAGTTGATGCAGTGATATCAGCTGAAATCCCTAATGTACAAGTAGATCCTGGATTGCATGAGgtagttatcaaaaaatga
- the LOC126554685 gene encoding uncharacterized protein LOC126554685: MIHGPCGTLNQNSPCMMDGKCSKRYPRTLISETITGNDGYPLYRRRSTADNGKSTIVKLNQQDIEIDNRWIVPYSPILSKTFKAHINVESCHSVKSIKYICKYVTKGSDMAVIGIGAENSNDEVTQYQMGRYVSSNEAVWRIFSFPIHERHPSVVHLAVHLENGQRVYFTAQNAVQRAAQPPSTTLTSFFETCQNDDFAQTLLYSEMPKYYTWNQSSRRFIRRKQGKPVPGYTDVYSTDAIGRIYSVHPSNDECFYLRLLLVNVRGPTSFQQLRTVDGELCVSYREACQRLQLLENDAHWDQTSNSQ, encoded by the coding sequence atgataCATGGTCCCTGTGGAActcttaatcaaaattcacCGTGTATGATGGATGGTAAATGTTCAAAACGATATCCACGGACATTAATATCGGAAACAATTACTGGTAATGACGGTTATCCATTGTATCGTCGCAGATCGACAGCAGACAATGGAAAATCAACAAttgtcaaattaaatcaacaagaTATTGAAATAGATAATCGTTGGATTGTTCCATATTCACCCATTTTATCAAAGACATTCAAAGCACACATCAACGTTGAATCTTGCCATTCAgtgaaatctattaaatacatttgcaaaTATGTAACCAAAGGGAGTGATATGGCTGTGATTGGAATTGGTGCAGAGAATTCCAATGATGAAGTTACCCAATACCAAATGGGCCGCTATGTCAGTAGTAATGAAGCAGTTTGgcgaatattttcttttcctaTTCATGAGAGACACCCTTCTGTTGTTCACTTAGCTGTGCATTTAGAAAATGGACAAAGAGTGTATTTTACAGCACAGAACGCAGTACAAAGAGCTGCTCAGCCACCATCTACTACATTAACCAGTTTTTTTGAGACATGCCAAAACGATGATTTCGCACAAACATTGCTATATTCTGAaatgccaaaatattatacctggaATCAATCCTCAAGGAGATTTATACGACGGAAACAAGGAAAACCAGTTCCAGGATATACAGATGTATATTCCACCGATGCGATTGGCCGGATTTATTCAGTACATCCAAGCAATgatgaatgtttttacttaCGACTGCTATTAGTCAATGTACGTGGCCCAACATCATTCCAACAGTTACGAACTGTTGATGGTGAATTGTGTGTATCCTACAGAGAAGCCTGTCAACGTTTGCAATTGCTTGAAAATGACGCTCATTGGGATCAAACATCAAACTCTCAATGA
- the LOC126554686 gene encoding uncharacterized protein LOC126554686: protein MYFNYKGYYSVVLQGISDANYKFIVIEVGAYGKQSDAGTFSDSNVYQRLEANTLNIPENENIPLTDISTPFVWLGDYAYPLKTNLLKPYSRKRLTVEERILNYRLSRARRCVECAFGTLVAKWRCLKTELQIDPDKVDIVVKCVCLLHNIIIDKEGLTSFDFPESSR from the exons ATGTATTTCAACTATAAGGGCTATTATTCTGTCGTATTGCAAGGAATATCTGATGCAAATTACAAATTCATTGTTATTGAAGTCGGAGCTTACGGTAAACAGAGTGATGCGGGAACATTTTCAGATTCAAATGTTTATCAACGGCTTGAAGCAAACACTTTAAACATACCAGAGAATGAAAATATTCCATTAACTGACATTTCAACACCTTTTGTTTGGTTGGGTGATTATGCCTAtcctttaaaaacaaatttgttgAAACCATATTCAAGAAAAAGACTCACTGTTGAAgaacgtattttaaattatcgatTATCGAGAGCTAGGCGATGCGTAGAATGTGCCTTCGGTACACTAGTAGCCAAGTGGAGATGTCTAAAAACTGAGCTACAAATCGATCCTGATAAAGTAGACATTGTAGTTAAATGTGTTTGtcttttgcataatataattattgataaggAAGGTCTTACATCCTTTGATTTTCCTGAG tcCAGCAGATGA